A section of the Planctomicrobium piriforme genome encodes:
- a CDS encoding sigma-70 family RNA polymerase sigma factor, protein MSQQVDDSDLEGLVNDVIHGDRNALAKLFDHYRDRLWRIVQFRMDRRLVGRVDADDVLQEAYLDAEKRIEHFLHDSPESFFIWLRLIVNQTLIDVHRRHLGTQARDASRERSLSGGWSAESTSFSLSHHLLGEMTSPSQAALKAELAEQLNLALEGMGHLDREVLALRHFEELTNSETARALGISEQAASLRYVRAISRLRKILEALPGFRDRFPK, encoded by the coding sequence ATGTCTCAGCAAGTCGATGATTCGGATCTTGAAGGGCTCGTGAACGACGTCATTCATGGCGATCGGAACGCGCTGGCGAAACTGTTTGACCACTACCGCGACCGGCTGTGGCGGATTGTGCAGTTCCGCATGGACCGCCGGCTCGTCGGCCGGGTCGACGCCGACGACGTGCTGCAGGAAGCCTATCTCGACGCCGAAAAGCGGATCGAACACTTCCTGCATGATTCCCCGGAATCGTTCTTTATCTGGCTGCGTTTGATCGTCAACCAGACGCTGATCGACGTTCATCGCCGCCATCTCGGCACGCAGGCACGCGACGCCAGCCGCGAACGCTCGCTCTCAGGCGGCTGGAGCGCGGAATCGACCTCGTTTTCCCTGTCGCACCATTTATTGGGAGAAATGACGTCTCCCAGTCAGGCCGCGCTGAAGGCCGAACTCGCCGAGCAGCTGAATCTGGCGCTGGAAGGGATGGGACATCTTGACCGCGAGGTGCTGGCCCTGCGACATTTTGAAGAACTGACCAACAGTGAAACAGCCCGGGCCCTGGGAATTTCGGAACAGGCGGCCAGCCTGCGGTATGTGCGGGCGATCTCCCGGCTGCGGAAGATCCTGGAAGCGCTCCCCGGCTTTCGCGATCGATTTCCGAAGTAG
- a CDS encoding FRG domain-containing protein produces MPRRIPGEAAWNRFLSRITDAQDAVKSSGEEAKDLWYRGHSDSRYQLLPSLLRTETDPNQSTVWSKIWQLESDLFWEFSARARELQAGVYDEWDFLFAMQHYGTPTRLLDWTEVLAVAVYFAILGIDERSRTDERGNRSSPPCVWVLNPYGLNRVASNNPNADLVDPRNLGWEEAEREYYTYSELIQEEELGFEMPIAIYPRQRNPRIQAQRAWFTIHGDDYRPMEDFGGDETYLKKVTLPFSALPAARQFLQDAGIDHYLLFADLESLSLTLREKNRLLTSREAGQIWKRRLSAREVNRKLPE; encoded by the coding sequence ATGCCCAGGCGGATCCCGGGAGAAGCTGCGTGGAATCGATTCCTTTCCCGCATTACCGATGCTCAAGACGCGGTCAAGTCATCGGGCGAGGAAGCCAAGGATTTATGGTATAGAGGACATTCGGATTCTCGATATCAACTTCTCCCGTCTCTGTTGCGAACGGAGACGGATCCCAATCAAAGCACAGTCTGGAGCAAGATCTGGCAGTTGGAGTCAGACCTGTTCTGGGAATTCAGTGCTCGCGCCAGGGAGCTACAAGCGGGCGTCTATGACGAATGGGATTTTTTGTTCGCCATGCAGCACTATGGCACGCCCACTCGACTGCTGGATTGGACTGAAGTCCTCGCTGTTGCCGTGTACTTCGCGATCTTGGGGATCGATGAGAGAAGCCGCACCGATGAACGTGGAAATCGAAGTTCTCCCCCCTGCGTCTGGGTACTCAATCCATATGGATTGAATCGAGTTGCTTCAAATAACCCGAATGCAGATCTTGTCGACCCGAGGAATCTTGGCTGGGAAGAGGCCGAACGTGAGTATTACACCTACAGCGAGCTGATACAGGAAGAAGAGCTCGGTTTTGAGATGCCCATTGCGATCTACCCTCGGCAACGCAATCCTCGAATACAGGCTCAACGAGCATGGTTTACGATTCACGGGGATGATTACCGTCCTATGGAAGACTTCGGCGGCGATGAAACGTATCTGAAAAAAGTGACTCTTCCTTTTTCAGCGTTGCCTGCTGCGAGGCAATTTCTCCAAGACGCTGGAATTGATCACTATCTCTTATTTGCTGATCTGGAAAGCCTGAGCCTGACGTTGCGTGAAAAGAACAGATTATTGACGTCCAGGGAGGCGGGGCAAATTTGGAAAAGACGCCTGTCCGCACGTGAAGTTAACCGCAAGTTGCCAGAGTAA
- a CDS encoding esterase/lipase family protein: MHIVLVHGWSVFDTATYGELPDRLLSESKAGRLKNVTIQNVSLSQYVSFRDEVRVSDLAAGFEAAFRREIEPKLKGERFACITHSTGGPVIRHWWWRMYQEANRPCPMSHLIMLAPANFGSALAQLGKSRLSRLRSWLKAVEPGQGILDWLEHGSDESWELNRDWILGSAKMSTVADIDPPVYPFVLTGQSIDRTLYDHLNSYTGESGSDGTVRCAAANLNATYLKLKQRVTSANVQHLLSQLPQDGESTDLDNCQWEELLQVEEHVESMRVAFRLIRGATHVGSEDGILFSVQDNGKKNETVDSIIQCLNVDSPNTYEKLCDAFSAETADIREKERVERAKGWCTQPNIFHDAHSLVILRFRDHTGQTLTQLDFKLLGPNDDPNRLPANFLEDRQMNQANKSTLTFFINYDVMNGLGETTYRKQVVREALKGISKLGMRIYAQPLNGIVRYYPGIMQATKQVFGQVLRPDQTTLIDVEFKRLIGRGAFELVSLDGHPKFEKGKARQDFRKQQFGGAINPDDV; the protein is encoded by the coding sequence ATGCACATCGTTCTCGTTCACGGCTGGAGCGTCTTTGATACCGCAACCTATGGAGAACTGCCTGATCGCTTGCTGAGTGAATCAAAAGCTGGCAGATTGAAAAATGTTACTATCCAGAACGTCAGTCTAAGCCAGTACGTCAGTTTCCGGGACGAAGTCCGTGTGTCCGATCTGGCCGCCGGATTTGAGGCGGCATTTCGACGGGAAATTGAGCCGAAACTCAAGGGAGAGAGGTTTGCGTGCATTACTCATTCCACTGGCGGCCCTGTCATCCGGCATTGGTGGTGGCGGATGTATCAGGAAGCCAACCGGCCCTGCCCGATGAGCCATCTCATCATGCTGGCTCCGGCGAATTTTGGTTCCGCGCTGGCTCAATTAGGGAAGTCGCGACTCAGCCGATTGCGGAGCTGGCTGAAAGCGGTCGAACCCGGACAGGGGATCCTCGATTGGCTGGAACACGGCAGTGACGAGTCCTGGGAACTGAATCGGGATTGGATTCTCGGTTCTGCGAAAATGTCGACCGTGGCGGACATCGATCCCCCAGTCTATCCCTTTGTTCTGACAGGTCAGTCGATTGATCGCACATTGTACGATCATCTGAATTCGTACACTGGAGAAAGCGGTTCTGATGGAACAGTCCGCTGTGCCGCGGCGAACTTGAATGCTACCTACCTCAAGCTGAAGCAGCGGGTCACTTCAGCGAATGTCCAGCATCTCCTTTCGCAGTTGCCGCAAGATGGAGAATCGACGGACCTGGACAATTGTCAGTGGGAAGAACTTCTGCAGGTGGAAGAGCATGTTGAATCCATGCGTGTCGCCTTCCGCCTGATCCGAGGAGCAACCCATGTCGGGTCAGAAGACGGAATTCTGTTCTCGGTTCAGGACAATGGCAAGAAGAATGAGACAGTCGACAGCATTATTCAGTGCCTGAATGTCGACAGTCCTAATACATATGAAAAGCTGTGCGACGCGTTTTCTGCGGAGACGGCCGACATTCGAGAGAAGGAACGGGTGGAACGCGCCAAGGGCTGGTGTACGCAACCGAACATCTTTCACGATGCTCATTCGCTGGTCATCCTTCGCTTTCGCGATCACACCGGACAAACGCTGACACAGTTGGACTTCAAACTCTTGGGGCCGAATGACGACCCCAACCGGCTGCCCGCCAATTTTCTGGAAGACCGACAGATGAATCAGGCCAACAAGAGTACGCTGACGTTCTTCATCAATTACGACGTCATGAACGGACTGGGCGAGACCACCTACCGCAAGCAGGTGGTTCGCGAAGCCCTGAAGGGGATCAGCAAGCTGGGTATGCGGATCTATGCCCAGCCTCTCAATGGAATCGTGCGCTACTACCCGGGAATTATGCAGGCGACTAAACAGGTGTTCGGGCAAGTGCTGCGCCCGGACCAGACCACATTGATCGACGTCGAGTTCAAGCGACTGATCGGGCGAGGAGCATTCGAACTGGTCTCACTCGACGGGCACCCGAAGTTTGAAAAGGGAAAGGCACGCCAGGATTTTCGTAAACAGCAGTTCGGTGGAGCGATTAATCCGGATGATGTGTAG
- a CDS encoding serine/threonine protein kinase translates to MADSVPNPDPASAEVCGLPQRSGTSARDRIEEIASEYIDRLRKGEQVSLEDFVKQYPQQAAELRDFLPLVGAMEDWKAQRELKSIQQPLPDQFQFTHLGEFRIVREIARGGMGVVFEAEQPSLNRRVAVKLLPWQFPKNSTWAEQFVREARIAARLQHAQIVPVYSFGEQDNRYFYVMQLIEGVGLDKLIDRWNRDHGVVSIEDLIGEFHPRLKQKQDSQKTSKRLLRRDSWQQLGKIATQIVSALRYAHKQGTLHRDIKPGNLLIDMQGKVWITDFGLAMAQETLLTDTTAPLAGTLRYMAPEQFKRSGDARSDLYAFGSTLYELCTLRPVYTSKTRTELIRDIEHAEIVPPRTVNREIPVALDRIIQKCLKRDPDQRYQNADQLHADLLRFLNGEKVGEESGWWQTVRKWF, encoded by the coding sequence ATGGCAGACTCTGTTCCGAATCCCGATCCGGCCAGCGCGGAAGTCTGCGGACTGCCGCAGCGATCCGGCACGTCGGCGCGGGACCGCATTGAAGAGATTGCCTCGGAGTACATTGATCGGCTGCGCAAGGGAGAACAGGTTTCGCTCGAAGACTTTGTGAAGCAGTATCCTCAGCAAGCCGCGGAACTGCGGGATTTTCTCCCCCTGGTCGGGGCAATGGAGGACTGGAAAGCGCAGCGCGAGCTGAAGTCGATTCAGCAGCCGCTGCCTGACCAGTTTCAGTTCACGCACCTGGGAGAGTTTCGCATTGTGCGAGAGATCGCCCGGGGCGGAATGGGGGTGGTGTTCGAAGCCGAGCAGCCCTCGCTCAATCGTCGCGTCGCCGTAAAACTGCTTCCCTGGCAGTTCCCCAAAAACTCCACATGGGCCGAACAGTTTGTACGCGAAGCACGGATTGCCGCACGATTGCAGCACGCCCAGATCGTGCCGGTCTACAGCTTTGGCGAGCAGGACAACCGCTACTTCTATGTGATGCAGTTGATTGAAGGGGTGGGCCTCGACAAGCTGATCGACCGCTGGAATCGCGATCACGGCGTGGTCTCGATCGAAGACCTGATCGGTGAATTCCATCCCCGGCTCAAGCAGAAACAGGATTCGCAGAAGACCAGCAAACGGCTGCTCCGCCGCGACTCATGGCAACAACTGGGCAAGATTGCCACGCAGATTGTGTCGGCTCTGCGTTATGCCCATAAGCAGGGAACCCTGCATCGGGATATCAAGCCAGGCAACCTGCTGATCGACATGCAGGGGAAGGTCTGGATCACCGACTTCGGGCTGGCGATGGCGCAGGAGACGTTGCTCACGGACACAACGGCCCCGCTCGCAGGTACGCTACGGTACATGGCGCCCGAGCAATTTAAGCGGTCAGGAGATGCCCGTAGCGATCTCTATGCGTTTGGCTCGACGCTGTATGAGCTTTGCACGCTGCGGCCGGTGTACACCTCGAAGACTCGCACCGAATTGATTCGCGACATCGAACACGCGGAGATCGTTCCTCCTCGAACAGTGAATCGCGAGATTCCCGTTGCCCTCGACCGCATCATTCAAAAATGCCTGAAACGTGATCCCGACCAGCGGTATCAGAACGCCGATCAACTTCACGCCGATTTATTGCGGTTCCTCAACGGCGAAAAGGTCGGCGAAGAATCAGGCTGGTGGCAGACGGTGCGGAAGTGGTTTTGA
- the aceE gene encoding pyruvate dehydrogenase (acetyl-transferring), homodimeric type, which yields MDEVSKAPVEGALESIDQIELEEWYDSLEDVLHRYGPEKTQQLLVHLRERAYHRGVMMPFSATTPYKNTIPVSDQPRYPGNIDIERRIKSFIRWNAMAMVVRANKKTEKHGAVGGHISTFASSATLYEVAYNHFFHGRSADHTGDMVYFQGHASPGMYSRAFLEGRLTESHLENFRQEVPRGTGLSSYPHPWLMEDFWQFPTVSMGLGPICSIYHARFLRYMQNRGLLDTSKSKVWAFLGDGEIDEPESLGAITLASRENLDNLVWVVNCNLQRLDGPVRGNGKIIQELEGAFRGAGWNCIKVIWGSEWDPLFERDYNGKLVKRMGEIVDGQYQKYSVSEGDYIRNHFFGTDPELMELVDHLSDETLEKMRRGGHDPEKVYAAYKAATDHKGAPTVILAKTIKGYGLGEAGEGRNVAHNTKKMNLEELKQFRQRFSIPIAEDLVEKMPFYKPEEGSEEMAYLRARRDQLGGHIPSRKVTSERLDVPSLDDKLFARQLRGTEGKGEASTTSAFGAIIQGLMRHKSIGDRIVPIIPDEARTFGMESMFSSFGIYSSKGQLYEPVDRINGSLIYYKEAKDGQVLEEGINEAGAMSSFVAAGTAYSNLGMNMIPFYIYYSMFGFQRVGDLIWLAADSRVKGFLVGGTSGRTTLNGEGLQHEDGHSQLIATTVPPLVAYDPAYAYELSTIIQDGLKRMYADGEEIFYYLSVYNESYDQPAMPEGDHVIKGILKGMYKFKSTDSGEGQQHRPQLFGSGTILNEVVRAQQILKEKYGIGCDVWSVTSYSELCRDSMDAERWNLLHPTETPKKSFLMEQLAGNHGPYIAASDNVRLVPDQLRQWIPGKYTVLGTDGFGRSETRTVLRRHFEIDAECTTYATLQALAEYGSFDKQKLPGILKDLGIDADKVNPRTA from the coding sequence ATGGACGAGGTCTCCAAAGCCCCGGTCGAAGGGGCGCTGGAAAGCATTGACCAGATCGAACTCGAAGAGTGGTACGACTCGCTGGAAGACGTGCTGCATCGCTACGGCCCGGAAAAAACCCAGCAGTTGCTCGTGCATCTCCGCGAACGGGCTTACCACCGCGGCGTGATGATGCCCTTCTCGGCGACCACCCCGTACAAGAACACGATTCCGGTCTCGGATCAGCCCCGCTATCCGGGCAATATCGATATCGAACGCCGCATCAAGTCGTTCATCCGCTGGAACGCCATGGCCATGGTCGTCCGGGCGAACAAGAAGACGGAAAAGCACGGCGCGGTGGGCGGCCACATTTCCACATTCGCCTCATCGGCAACCCTGTACGAAGTCGCCTACAACCATTTCTTTCACGGCCGTTCGGCAGACCACACCGGCGACATGGTGTACTTCCAGGGGCACGCCAGCCCCGGCATGTACTCTCGCGCGTTTCTCGAAGGCCGCTTGACCGAAAGCCATCTCGAAAACTTCCGTCAGGAAGTGCCCCGTGGAACCGGCCTGTCGTCTTATCCTCACCCCTGGCTGATGGAAGACTTCTGGCAGTTCCCCACCGTCTCGATGGGACTCGGACCGATCTGCTCGATCTATCATGCCCGATTCTTGCGCTACATGCAGAATCGCGGCCTGCTCGACACCTCGAAGTCAAAGGTCTGGGCCTTCCTCGGCGACGGCGAAATCGACGAACCGGAATCGCTGGGCGCGATTACGCTCGCCTCGCGTGAAAACCTCGACAACCTTGTCTGGGTGGTCAACTGCAACCTGCAGCGGCTCGACGGCCCGGTGCGCGGCAACGGCAAGATCATTCAGGAACTCGAAGGGGCCTTCCGCGGCGCCGGCTGGAACTGCATCAAGGTCATCTGGGGGAGCGAATGGGACCCCTTGTTCGAGCGCGACTACAACGGCAAGCTCGTCAAACGGATGGGCGAAATCGTCGACGGCCAGTACCAGAAGTACAGCGTCTCCGAAGGCGATTACATTCGCAATCACTTCTTCGGCACTGATCCCGAGTTGATGGAACTGGTTGACCACCTCTCGGACGAAACGCTGGAGAAGATGCGCCGCGGCGGGCATGATCCTGAGAAGGTCTACGCGGCCTACAAGGCGGCGACCGACCACAAGGGGGCACCGACGGTCATTCTAGCCAAGACCATCAAGGGTTACGGGCTGGGCGAAGCCGGCGAAGGCCGCAACGTCGCTCACAACACAAAGAAGATGAACCTCGAGGAACTCAAGCAGTTCCGCCAGCGGTTCAGCATTCCCATCGCCGAAGACCTCGTCGAGAAGATGCCCTTCTACAAGCCGGAAGAAGGGAGCGAGGAGATGGCTTATCTCCGCGCTCGCCGCGACCAGCTGGGCGGGCATATCCCCTCCCGCAAGGTGACGTCTGAACGTCTGGATGTTCCCAGCCTGGACGACAAACTATTCGCCCGTCAATTGCGCGGGACCGAAGGCAAAGGGGAAGCCAGCACGACTTCCGCATTCGGGGCGATCATTCAGGGTTTGATGCGGCACAAGTCGATCGGCGATCGCATTGTCCCGATCATTCCGGACGAAGCCCGAACTTTCGGGATGGAGTCGATGTTCAGTTCGTTCGGCATCTACTCCAGCAAAGGGCAGTTGTACGAGCCGGTCGACCGCATCAACGGCAGCCTGATCTATTATAAGGAAGCCAAAGACGGTCAGGTGCTGGAAGAGGGGATCAACGAAGCAGGCGCCATGAGCTCGTTCGTCGCCGCAGGAACTGCCTACAGCAACCTCGGCATGAACATGATCCCGTTCTACATCTATTACTCGATGTTCGGGTTCCAGCGTGTCGGCGACCTGATCTGGCTCGCGGCCGACAGCCGCGTGAAAGGGTTCCTGGTCGGCGGCACCTCGGGCCGGACCACGTTGAACGGAGAAGGCCTGCAGCACGAAGACGGGCACAGCCAGCTCATCGCCACCACGGTTCCGCCGCTGGTTGCGTACGATCCGGCCTACGCCTACGAGCTGTCGACCATCATTCAGGACGGCCTGAAGCGGATGTACGCCGACGGCGAAGAAATCTTCTATTACCTGTCGGTCTACAACGAGAGCTACGATCAGCCTGCGATGCCGGAAGGTGACCATGTCATCAAGGGCATCCTCAAGGGGATGTACAAGTTCAAGAGCACCGACAGCGGGGAAGGGCAGCAGCATCGCCCGCAACTGTTCGGCTCAGGCACGATTCTCAACGAAGTCGTCCGTGCGCAGCAGATCCTCAAGGAGAAGTATGGCATCGGCTGCGACGTGTGGAGCGTCACCAGCTACAGCGAACTCTGCCGCGACTCGATGGACGCGGAACGCTGGAACCTGCTGCATCCGACCGAAACGCCGAAGAAGTCGTTCCTCATGGAACAACTCGCCGGCAACCACGGCCCGTACATCGCCGCGAGCGACAACGTGCGTCTGGTGCCAGATCAGTTGCGACAGTGGATTCCAGGCAAGTACACCGTGCTGGGAACCGACGGCTTTGGCCGCAGCGAAACCAGAACGGTCCTCCGCCGCCACTTCGAAATCGACGCCGAATGCACCACCTATGCCACCTTGCAGGCGTTGGCGGAATACGGTTCGTTCGACAAACAGAAGCTGCCTGGCATCCTGAAAGACCTCGGCATCGACGCCGACAAGGTGAACCCGCGAACGGCGTGA
- a CDS encoding PVC-type heme-binding CxxCH protein, with the protein MRCLPSLLVCWGLFCPVLLADDFPKPFNTLDEEKLVAPPAKDAVDGLTLPPGFKATLFALEPDVQNPIGMAWDARGRLWIAENYTYADAKTKFDLGLRDRVLIFEDTDGDGKFNTRKVFTDAVQMLTSVEVGHGGVWVMCPPRLMFFPDKNGDDIPDGPGQTMLDGFTVQSESYHNFANGLKWGPDGWLYGRCGGSCPGEIGKPGTPAAERTPLRGGMWRYHPVTGVYETLNTGTTNPWGHDWDALGELFFVNTVNGHFWHSIPGAHFVRNATLDPNPRTYQLIDQHADHFHFDTGKSWQDSRDGAANDLGGGHAHSGATIYLGDNWPEEYRGHLYTVNLHGRRVNNELIEREGCGFTAHHAKDVILSSDPWFRAVDLSYGPDGGVYIIDWSDTGECHERNGVHRTSGRIFKITYGDPKKLEPFDLRKKPAAELIDLLGSPNEWYVRQARLILSERHASKERISISARIKLRQYAELPILDSKLRLQEFLTDSILGGADQKLLTQMLEEPDESFRTWAIRIITDTWPLDGPFGPTFTSNQAVERVTKEYTVWKPEFLRLAATDPSGLVRLQLASTLQRLPPVERVELAKALVSRTEDANDHNMPLLVWYGLIPVADTDPAALVEVAKVCQWPLTRNLIARRLGEDIEKHPSSINVLLMFAASQPDAYRTDIITGLSDALRGWRKAPCPACWKTAQSRLESSADPRLVERVRELSVVFGDGRALDEVKKIALDQKATPEARQAALKTLIENRPDDLRSICEKLVNEKYVNLVAAQGLAQFDDPKIGEQLVKAYKGFRTFERPQIMSILVSRPAFATPMLKAMAKGQIAREDLTSFHVRQLHSLSNAELSKLVSEVWGELRDSSEDKRQQMADLKSKLTDDVLTQGDLSQGRLVFAKTCAKCHKLYGEGEKVGPDLTGSNRNNIDYLLENIVDPSAVVNKDFRMTVLMLADGRVLNGVITEQTDRTLTLQSLTEKVTIDKDDVEESKPTSLSPMPEGMLQTLSANQVRDLIAYLRHASQVALPPDGEANTPTATP; encoded by the coding sequence GTGCGTTGTCTGCCAAGTTTGCTCGTGTGCTGGGGCCTGTTCTGTCCGGTGTTGCTGGCGGACGATTTCCCGAAGCCGTTTAACACGCTCGATGAAGAAAAGTTGGTCGCCCCCCCGGCGAAGGACGCCGTCGACGGGCTAACACTCCCCCCCGGCTTCAAAGCGACGTTGTTCGCCTTAGAACCGGACGTGCAAAACCCCATTGGCATGGCCTGGGATGCCCGTGGGCGGCTGTGGATTGCCGAAAACTACACCTACGCCGATGCGAAGACGAAGTTCGATCTCGGCCTGCGCGACCGTGTTCTCATTTTTGAAGACACCGACGGCGACGGAAAGTTCAACACCAGAAAGGTGTTTACCGACGCCGTGCAGATGTTGACGAGCGTGGAAGTCGGGCATGGCGGAGTGTGGGTGATGTGCCCTCCCCGGCTGATGTTCTTTCCCGATAAGAACGGCGACGATATTCCCGACGGCCCAGGCCAGACGATGCTCGACGGCTTCACCGTGCAGAGCGAGAGCTATCACAACTTCGCCAACGGTCTCAAATGGGGACCGGACGGCTGGCTTTACGGGCGTTGCGGCGGTTCATGCCCCGGTGAGATTGGCAAACCAGGGACGCCGGCCGCCGAGAGAACGCCCCTCCGCGGCGGCATGTGGCGCTATCATCCCGTTACCGGCGTTTACGAGACGCTCAACACCGGCACGACGAACCCGTGGGGACATGACTGGGACGCCCTTGGCGAACTGTTCTTCGTGAACACCGTCAACGGGCACTTCTGGCACTCGATCCCCGGCGCGCATTTCGTCCGCAACGCGACCCTCGATCCCAATCCCCGAACCTATCAGCTCATCGATCAGCATGCCGATCACTTTCATTTCGACACCGGCAAGAGCTGGCAGGACTCGCGCGACGGCGCTGCGAATGACCTGGGGGGCGGACATGCCCATTCCGGAGCGACGATCTATCTCGGCGACAACTGGCCTGAGGAGTACCGCGGTCATCTCTACACCGTGAACCTGCACGGACGACGGGTGAATAACGAACTCATCGAACGGGAAGGCTGCGGCTTCACCGCGCATCACGCGAAGGACGTGATCCTCAGCAGCGACCCCTGGTTTCGCGCGGTCGACCTCTCCTACGGCCCAGACGGCGGCGTGTACATCATCGACTGGAGCGACACCGGCGAATGCCACGAACGCAACGGAGTGCATCGGACCAGCGGAAGGATCTTCAAGATCACCTATGGCGATCCGAAGAAGCTGGAACCGTTTGATTTGAGGAAGAAACCTGCAGCCGAATTGATTGATTTACTCGGTTCACCGAATGAATGGTATGTGCGACAGGCCCGATTGATCCTCAGTGAGCGTCACGCTTCGAAGGAGCGCATCAGCATCAGTGCCCGAATAAAGCTGCGCCAATACGCCGAACTTCCGATCCTCGATTCGAAATTACGACTGCAAGAATTTCTGACAGATTCCATCTTGGGCGGCGCTGACCAAAAACTTCTTACACAAATGCTGGAAGAACCCGACGAATCTTTTCGGACATGGGCGATTCGCATCATCACCGATACCTGGCCGTTGGATGGTCCGTTCGGTCCCACATTCACCTCAAATCAAGCCGTTGAACGGGTCACGAAAGAATACACCGTCTGGAAGCCCGAGTTTCTCCGCCTCGCAGCGACAGATCCCTCCGGACTGGTACGACTGCAATTGGCCTCCACTCTGCAGCGACTCCCCCCTGTGGAACGTGTCGAACTCGCCAAGGCCCTGGTCTCACGCACGGAGGACGCCAACGACCACAACATGCCGCTGCTGGTTTGGTACGGATTGATTCCCGTCGCCGACACCGATCCGGCCGCGCTCGTCGAGGTTGCCAAAGTCTGTCAGTGGCCGCTGACTCGAAACCTCATCGCCCGACGGCTGGGGGAAGACATTGAAAAGCATCCCTCGTCCATTAACGTGCTGCTGATGTTCGCTGCTTCGCAACCGGATGCTTACCGGACCGACATCATCACCGGATTGAGCGACGCCTTGCGGGGCTGGCGGAAGGCGCCCTGCCCTGCCTGCTGGAAAACGGCGCAGTCCCGGCTGGAATCGTCGGCCGATCCGCGGCTTGTTGAACGTGTGCGGGAGTTAAGCGTCGTCTTCGGCGATGGACGCGCACTGGATGAGGTCAAGAAGATTGCCCTCGATCAAAAAGCGACCCCCGAAGCGCGCCAAGCGGCCCTCAAGACCCTGATTGAAAACCGACCCGACGACCTGAGGTCGATCTGCGAGAAGCTCGTCAACGAAAAGTACGTCAACCTCGTTGCCGCCCAGGGACTCGCGCAGTTCGACGACCCCAAGATCGGCGAGCAACTGGTCAAGGCCTACAAAGGGTTCCGCACGTTCGAACGTCCCCAGATCATGTCGATTCTAGTCTCGCGGCCGGCCTTTGCGACGCCGATGCTCAAGGCGATGGCGAAAGGTCAGATTGCCCGTGAAGACCTGACGTCGTTTCATGTCCGCCAGCTGCACAGCCTGTCAAACGCCGAACTCAGCAAACTCGTCTCCGAAGTCTGGGGAGAACTCCGGGATTCCTCAGAAGACAAGCGCCAGCAGATGGCCGACCTGAAGTCGAAGCTGACGGATGACGTCCTGACGCAAGGGGATCTCTCGCAGGGTCGACTCGTGTTCGCCAAAACGTGTGCGAAGTGCCATAAGCTGTATGGCGAGGGCGAGAAAGTCGGTCCCGACTTGACTGGCTCGAACCGCAACAACATCGACTATTTGCTCGAGAACATCGTCGATCCCAGTGCCGTCGTGAACAAGGACTTTCGAATGACGGTGCTGATGCTGGCCGACGGCCGCGTGCTGAACGGCGTCATCACCGAACAGACTGATCGCACGCTGACGCTGCAGTCGCTGACCGAGAAAGTGACGATCGACAAGGACGACGTCGAAGAGTCGAAGCCGACGAGCCTCTCGCCGATGCCAGAGGGGATGTTACAGACCCTCAGCGCCAATCAGGTTCGGGACCTGATCGCGTATTTAAGGCATGCCAGCCAGGTGGCGCTGCCGCCGGATGGGGAGGCCAACACGCCGACCGCGACCCCCTGA